ACTGTGTGAGACATCCCTAAAGCTAGCTTGTATTTCTCTGCATCTCTACAGACCTATCTTCCTTCAGTCTTTAGCTCCTTAGGAAAACATAAGCCTATGTCTCCCAGACATACTCAGTTCCACGACCTACAAGCATGTGAATAAGATTATGAACACACAAAACTATTAGTTCTAAAATACTGGGGAAAATTAATAGAGGTTGACTTCAGGGTGTGGACAATACCATATGACccaatttaacatttctttcgTTTTATGGAAAGTACCCTTATAAATAGTTTTCATAGAAATAGATGGAGATGATTATCAGGATATTACTTCACAGTTAAGTCAGTTGTATGTCATCATTTCAGTTCTATAAAATTGGATTTTTTGAAACTAGAAATGAAACTCAAAATCAGTTGCTAATCAGTTTAATTATGTATTCTGAGTCCAATCTAAACAGTTGTCAACTGTTCAAATTAGAACTTACACACGGTCCATATATGATTTTACATTTCCAAAGTAAAGATCAGGTGTAATAACAATATGTATCCATGTACCATTTGTTGGgaaatgaaagtaaaattaaaagtctaccattttaatgataaaagacagaaaagcaGATTAGGTCCATATTGTAGGTGCCTTAAATgcaaagtttattttttgtttagtcatttcagtcatgtccaactcttcctgatcccatttggggttttcttggcaaaggtactcgagtggtttgccatttctttctccagttcattttataggtgaggaaactgaggaaaacagggttaaatgacttgcctagagtcacatagctaggaagtatctgaggctggatttcaactcaggatgCTGAGACTCACAGACTCTAGGCCCAGCGCTCTTATCTGCTGTGCTACTTAGCTACCCaaaaagtttgcattttattttatgttttatgttgcTGTCTAATTGCCCCTTCCTTTTGATTTCATGTCATTGGCAGCAGACTTGAAAGGTCAGGGTCACTTTTATTCCTCCTCCAAAAGAAACTAAGTACAGGGTGGGGCACTTGGAAATGCTGATTTCCTGCATGTCTAGAACTGCAAGGAGTATCATATATGGCTTCGTGGAGCTCACCCCTGAGATGAACACAATTCTGGATGTCAGGCACAAATTTTTGTCCCTGTCTCTCCTCTCCACCCTTACCCTATTTCAGAAGGTTTCCATTGTCCTGGTTGCAGTGCTGAGGATGTGGTGCCCTTTCAGTGCCATGCTTGTGACTTCCATTCCTGTAAGACATGCTGGGAATGGCATTTCAAGGTTGGCTTTAACTTCTTGTCTTTGTTCTTCCCACTCCTGTGTCTACAAAACTGTGCAGGGTGAACAATAGTTCTCCCCCAGATGGGGGCCTGCAAGTCTTCATCAATCTGTGTGCATtttgaagaattaattttttttttttttaatctttagtaCCATAGACTCAAGTTTCTACCAAACAGTTAATTCACTAGCTATAACTATTATGGGATAGGTAGAAGCTTTCTTTCCTTTCCGTCAGCCCTTCATATCTTCTTCAAATTGAatcttatgttttgtttttttgggggggattgcCCATTATTACAGAATACACTATTTCCATTTACCCAGATGGCTTCTAGAAAGGGGGTCTCAGAATCAATCACTGGATAGTCATTGCATTTGAAAGACCACCAGCGGTTTTCAGCAGCTAAAGGAAAAAGATACAGATGGgacaaaaaataaggaaggaatttCTGGGAATCTTGGGGACTTTCTAAGGGATATAGGTAGAATcaatttttgattgattgattgtttctTAACTCAGCTGTTTGTCCATTCCTCCCTCTTGGAAGATGGGCTATAATGGATCCCTCTTAAACTACCTTATTTTTCTGTTGCCTCTCCAGACCACTAAGAAATGTCCAGAATGTGGAGCCATTGCCAAGAAAAGATATCTCACCCAAGTCTTCTTCTGGAAGAAAACCTAGTGATGAATTCAGATTTGCATCCTCTCATGCACAGGGTTAATTTGAGATATTTCTGATGAAGTTTCCCCCTTGCAGATTCTTTCACCTAAGAAAGAAGTTTTGGCATGTCTATTCCAGTAATCCTGGCAAGGTTCCCAGAGGCAGGAGCCGATTCTGTTCCCTATTTTGCCTTGTTTTGAGAACATGGCCAGACTGTCCTGTTCCTTTTGTTGCATCTAATGAACATCCTAGCATGTGGACCAATAGATTTTCAGGCACTATCATTACTGAGAAATGCCTGGGGAGTGTTCTAACATCTCAGTGTTGTGACTGAGATATGTAACTCTAGAGTAAATATGTATTCATGGAAAAGTGAAGTTTCTACTATCTCTAGCCAATGGTGGGAGTCATTTCCCAGCTGAATGTACCCAGGATAGTCTTCTCAGGATCTCGTGATATTTATTTGAGAACTGCACATTGCACTTCTTTCTGACCACACAGAATTGGCCCTTTATAGCATTGTTATGTTAAAAAGGCCAAAATCTTCTATATCTCTCTTTCCAGTTTGAATCAGCATATTTTGATATCCTTGGCAGGGTGGGAGGCGGGAGGTGAGAATCTAAGGAATGGATaaagaacatttgtttttatgtttgtttttgttttaaattagttctttattgtgtaattatatttattttgccttGGTAATTCCAGATATTgtacattttgtagttattttgaatataatttccttttctgttatttccttctggatttttaaaattgttatatgGTACTGATTTATTTTTACTACTTAATTGAAGCTATTATCTCAGTATCTTTGATGATTCTCTTGAGTTTTCTAAGTAATCCATCTTAAATGCAAATAAGGGTAATTTTACCTGATAAGGAACATTTTGTAAATTGTCAGGGAAAAGGACACCTTTTTTACTCCTCTTCAGGCAGTCAGAGATATTAtgtcttttctttcaatttttcacACCAACTAAGTCATTTCCTCCCTCTTCTGTTGCTATATCCATGAGTACtaatatattgtataataatcattgggggaaagaaaaggaagaaaacttgCTGTTATCATCTACCTTGAGATAGTAGCtggtatttatataaattaaggctttttttaaaaaatcaggtgAATAAATAactcttttataaataaaatttgttgacTGCTGAGCCCAGGGATATAATTTCAGGGCAAGAGGTTCATGCTAAAATGTGAATTGCCAATAGTCAGCTCTAAAACAGAGCCTTTTTCTACCTCTTTCAAAGTTTCACAGCAATTCTGTGGGCAGGCATCTGATTTGTTTTTCTAACACTGGGAGCAATCCTAAAATAAATGGATAATTGTCTGGGATTTATGCTTTCGGGAAAGGAGAGCTGTTACTGAGGAATAGTCAAATGCCATCATAAGGGTCCAAAGAAAAGCTTAGTCATGGGGCCTTAGGGAtcatttttacaaaagaggaaatgtgGCCAAAGGAGTGAAATTTGCCTAACAGCATGCAGGTAacaatctagattcaaatccaaacCTTCTGGTTCCAAATTCATTGTTCTTTGGCTCATGGAGACACTAGCATTCTCTGTGCTCTCCCGTCTTCCTATCCAGCCTTCCCTCTTATGTCTTCAAATATCAAGGCCTTTTACtcagaataaatgaaaaggaattaCATAAAAATGAAGCCAAGAGACATTTAGACTAGAAATTTGGGAAGAACTTGTCATTGTAAAGTAAGAATGAATAAGGGAAGGAAGCAGTGGATCATATTTCCCTGTAGATTTTTGAAAACAGGAAAGGTATTATCCCCTCTCCTGCTTCTCCACCTCCAAAACTTTCCAGCCTCAGTTAGGGCTCAACCCTCAATGTTGCTGGAGGACTCGAATAGCCTTCCTGTGGTGCCGTTTGGTTTATTTCCTCGAGGGAAGAAGACTCCCCAGACTGTCTCATgttagaaatcaaaattatctttgcacacacacacccctgagAGAGACTGTTACCTAGTTCTTCCTAGCTCCGCTTCAAGGTTGAGAATTGTTTCTTATAAAGCAACcttgaaaggaagggagggagggagggaaagaaagtaaataatAGGACATAAGGTGTGAAATGAAGACTGATGCCAGGTTGTGGAGGACTTTGAATGTCAGGGACTGTAATAGGTGATAAGGACCCACAGGAAAGACCTTAGAACAGAGGAATAACAGTTCTAGATCTCTGCATAAAGATTAGtttgcaggggcagctaggtggagcagtggatagagcactggcccagaaatcaggaggatctgagttcaaatgtggcctcagatacttaacactttctagatgtgtgaccctggtcaagtcacttaaccccaattgcttctgcattaaaaaaaaaaaaaaattagcttgccGGTGGCATGTAGTATAGATGTTGGAATACTGATGAATGATGAATGAAAACACCATCATTGTCTACACAAGTTGTATTAAAGTGGTAGAAGTGGTACAGAGTGAAGTTGCAGATATTATAGAAATAGGCTTATTGACAATTTGAATATGAGAGCTGAAGGTGAAGGTATAAGAAATGAAAGAGTAGGAAAGGAGAATTGATGTTGTAGAGAGATTAGTCtacttttccaagttttttccatATTGCTCCCCTTCACACACACTACATTTGCTTCAAACTGATCCACTTGCTGTCTCCCCTAGTTAATAAACATCCTATCTATCTCTGGTACCCGGGCACAAGCCAGCCTCTATTCCTAGAATGCATTCCTTTGTATGAACCTCTTAAAATCCCAGAGCCAAGTTCAGCCACGTCCCCTATGTgagttttttcattttcttttagttgCTATGGGCCTCCCAACtcccaaattattatttttgttatgttaCAAGTATGCATGTAttgtttccccattagaatataagtttcttgaggtcagGATTATGCTAGAATTCCCTGGGCTAGCACAGTGATTGGTATATAATagacatttgataaatgcttgtaaaAAAACtgacaggttaaaaaaaaaaaaaccatcagtGTTTCAAAACAACTTGGAAGAATGGGTGAATagcaatgttaaaaaaaagtgaagctGAATGGAAAAGATTTGGGAGAGAGATCAGTTTGGTTCATTGTAGAACATTTAAGTGGACAGTTAACCAGCACTATAGGTAGGACTGTTCTCAGAAAGGAAGGGGTCAGACCTGTGGTTGGAAATTTGTCAAGGAAGAATCCAGACGAAGGGGTCAAGGACAGCAGTTTAGCAAATACATTATGGATTGAGAAGAGCATAAAGAGTCAATGAAAATGGGTCTTAGTCTGACATATTGGAAAAGACTGTCCTCCAGGAGGGATTAGTCAAATCAAATTGCAGAAATCAAGATTGAAAACTTTtatgggggagaaggaaaaggcctTTGAAGTGAGTGAATGGGAGGTCATTGGTGATCTTTGAGAGTAGTGGAGCTGAAAGCCAGATGACAAAGGATTGCAATTCCTAAGTGAAAACATTGTGTGaagactaatttcttttttccagtttagCAATGAAGGGGCTCTCCTGTAATACCCCTGAAGAGAATCagttgaaaggaaccttaaagggcattttacagaaaaattattcatttttcttagtttatagatgaaaaaacaggcTTAGAAGacctagaagaaatgaagaactaaaaaaatgaaataaatgctcttgaagaaagaatcagaaagagaataaataaaagaagaaaattttcaaaactaGAATAAGTGAAAGAAATCAATGACTTTGAGATAATCAATTAATattagaataaaatcaaaagatttttttaaaaaatgataaaatgtgaGGAGAGCTAATATCACAGATAAATTGCTtatatcaagaaaataaaacatgagaattattggattccctgaaaaccacaaaaagaaaaggaaaaaatatctagATGCTATATTCAATAAGttataaatgaaaactgaaatgaaGTCCTAGGAATGTCATAGCCAAAATCAAGAACTCTTacattgaaattaaaaaataaaaaatgcttttagGAAGAAGCAGTTTTAAGAGATCACAATTAGGATCACAGAGGAACAGGCAGTTTCTATCACAAATAAGAACTCTTAGAAcacagtattttaaaatgtaagggATAGCTTCAATCTCTCACAAACCCCAGGATAATCCTACATAGGAGAAATGGATCTTTAATGTGATGATAGAAGATatccaagcatttctgatgaagagACTAGAGCTGAGTATGAGGCAATAGAAAATCTAGAAAGGCAAATTTGTAAGGAAATGTTATGAGGCAATGTTAACATTCTAAAAGGAGAGTAAGTTCCCTTTCAGATTCTTAAGGCAGTGCGGTGAGTTATATAGGTCAAATAGAGAGCCTGGAAGTGGATTGGGGTCTCTTGAGGATttgaagaggggaaggaaaagtgaGGATAAATGGAATACacaaatggaaagaaggaaggagggggcagaacttggggaaaaaaagtcatttctcaTCATTGGGATTATGAGAAGAATATGCAAACAGGAAGGAGTGGAGGAGTTGACTCTCTTGAATCTCTCTTACTGAATAGGACAAAGGAAGATTGCACACATGATGAACTTATCAAATTTAACACGGAAAAAAGCTGGGATAGGGGCAAGGATGAGAATTAGGATCGTGTTcgaaaaggaataaatataaggaataaaaaaccccaaaactttcTGATCGTGAAGCAGGTAGTAAattggaaggggaggaggaaaaggggggggggaccCAAAACTAGAATCCAAAGGGATGCCTTAAGATTTCCTCTTCAACAATTGGGAAATGATCTGGCAAGTCAtagtatttgaatgtaatggaaattaTTGAATGGTAATCAtcagtgtcaaaaaaaaaaaaaaagacttcccaGAAATCTGGGTCGTATGAACTGACTCAGGGTGAATTGAGTATAATTAGAACTTAAAACTTTTATATCAGCACTATGACCAAGCATGTCACCATGGTATCAATGGTGAAGTATGTTCCCCATTTCCTGTTAAGTGATGGACACAGTGTACAGAAACAGTTTTGGATGTGACCATTGTGGGTTTCTTTAGTTTGACCACCGTTATTTGTTACAagtaggtttttgtttgtttgtttgttttgttttgttttgtttttttgccggGAGTGGGATGGTGGGTAGGAAGGgtaaacaatcttttttttttttttttttaaagttccaccaaaacattttttaaatgaacaggaaaaacagaacaaacaaaAGCACAGAGAATGGCAGGGCAGGTTTGAAAGTAACCTATAGAATTTatcttaaactttaaaaaaaaaagacaggaaatggAGATTCACGCGTTCATCGAAAATCCTCGTTTTTCCGCTGTGTATATTAGTGCTCTTTTTgatgtttgattaaaaaaagaagaaagtagtgATTTGCCCCCAAACCTTTGTCTATCGCTTTAAAAGTCCTTGTGAAGTTTAAAGCTGGCTTCActcaccctccccccaaaaaggtgggtttgtttgtttgaatttaagGCAAGTTAATTTCTCTGGGGGTGGCtggagttctttctctggggcaGTGTCTGTTCGATACTTCCCTGCTGGGCCCCGCTCCTTCCCTGGAAAGACGGGACTAGGGTAGTTTAGGGGAAGGTATTCTGATCCCTAAGTCTTGGAGAGGAGGGCTTTTCCTGGGCCGGAGGTGTGAGGAGGAGGGGCAGTTCTGGGGCCGAAACCGGGGGTCCCGCCCCCACTGCCTCCGCCCTCCCACTCGCCTTTAGATTCGAGGTTAATAAAAGGCGGCTGCTCTAGATCTGCGCCGAGAACAGGGGATCCCTCCCGGCGACCGTACCAGGACTGGGACTAGAGGTAGGGTGCCCATcgccttctctctcccttccatttTGCGTCCTGGccgggagactgaggcagagggaGGCGGGGCCCGGGAGCTCCGCCCGAGCCAGGGCTCCGGGGGGACGGGATTGCCGCGGGCCCCACTCCATGGAAGAGCTGGGATCGGGCCAACGGCCTAAGTCGTGGTCCTGCTTGCTTTTCGTTCCGTGTTGTTTGTGGCTGAGGGTGCCGGAGTCGGTCGTGACCCAGGCCCGGCCCGGCTCGCCGCTgcggaaggggagggggaggacgcCAGGGCCGCGTGCTGCCCCTGTGTCTGTGTTCCTCTGTGTCCGCGCCTCTTTGTTAAAGGTTCTGCCTGGACCCAGAATATTCAAAGGTATGACGGGCGTACTGGGGTGAACAGCGCTTGGTAGCAAAGAACCCAAACTAGTGCAGGATCGCCGGCTCCATGCCCTGGTGACTCCCTTGCCATCCTTTCTCAGTCTTTTGTCACAGGAAGGTCGGGAAACCTGGTGCAAGAGAGGAAAGTCTTGAATCTCCCTTCCCAGCAGCTTTCCCCTGAAGAGTCCTTAAGAGAACTTTCTCCTTTCCGAGTTTGGATTATCACAGAACCATGGATCTCCCAGTCCAGAACGTAAAATTTTCGGTAAGGTCTGGGGTAGCACTGAGCactcctttcaactctaaatggGCACGGTGGGAATTTAGTGAAGCTCTCTGTAGTGACCTGGCCCAGCCTGACAACGGTGCCCAGAAAAGTAGGGGGGAACCTCTGGTTCTGACCTGGACCCCTTTGTCTCCCTGTCTCAAAGTGGTTAGTCAGTACCCTTCTGCCGTTGGTGCTGATGCCAGGGGATGCAGGCAACGTCCCTACCTATTCTTGGAGAGATGCAGAGACCCAGGAATGGCTAGTGTGTAAGCAGTGCCCACCTGGCACCTTTGTGAAGCAACATTGCAGCCGCAGGAACTCCACGAACTGCCAGCCATGCCCATCACTACACTACACACAGTACTGGAACTATCTGGAGAAGTGCCGCTACTGCAATGTGTTCTGTGGGGAGCATGAAGAGGAGGCTCAGGCCTGCGATGCCACTCACAACCGAGCCTGCCGCTGCCAGTTGGGCTACTATGCCCATGCTGACTTCTGCATTGAGCACTCGGCCTGTCCCCCAGGCTCTGGTGTGGTCACTCTGGGTAGGTGGCTAGGCTCTGTGTCTGCAGAGCTGAGTCCTTCTGTAGGCTTCCTAGGCTCCACTGTCCCACAGCTCTTCCCTGGCTGATCTGAGCTCCCTTGGCTCCCATGGGTGGTCACAGAGTATCTCACTTTATCCTGTGCTGGATTGGGGGCTTGGGGAGTGGAAGACTGAGAGCACTGAGATGGTGGCTGCAGTGATGCCTGGAAGTTTCTGATCTGAAAATATGCATATGGGCAGAATCCAGGATGGACTACCTATATCCTCTCCCTTGCCACCTTCTCAGCTCCTACTCACTTAAGTTCTGTAAGCCCAGGGTCTagtagatctgaattcaaatctgcctcagatgTTTAATAGCAATGTGacaactgggcaagtcactttatacCTCTTCAATTCATTGAGGATAATAAAGCACCCACCTGGCAGGATTGTTGGaagatcaaatgattttttttttttatgtacctagaacatagtaggaaTGCTTATCACCCTTCAgatccctccttccccttcttccaccCCAGGGCTGTTGATTTCTATCTTGACACTATCCCCTCCCCACAGGAACCCCAACCCAGAACACACAGTGCCAACCGTGCCCTAAAGGTACCTTTTCAGATAACAGCTCCAGCACAGAGAGGTGCCAGCCACATCGAAATTGCACTGCCTTTGGCATGTTCCTCAATGTTCCTGGGACCTCATTCCATGACACCATGTGCACACGCTGTGCTAGTTTCTTGAGTAGCACTCCTGAGCCAGGTGAGAGCAAGGGGCTTCCCCTATTCCTCAACAATCATCTTCTTCCCTTAGAAAAGCAGAAACCCGAGGGCATGGGATTCTCTGAGTCAACCTCTGCACTTGGCTTCTCTTATTTCTAAGTTAGGATGCAGCAGAACAGCTAAACTGGTTGGAGAAATTTATTCTCTTCTGTTGGAACCAAACTGGAGGGACTGAGATAGCTTTGGAAGAGATCAAAGTATTCAGGAAGAACAATCCATCTTTTGTCAAGGGTGGAAGAAAGGCCTAGAAGCAAATCTAATGTCTTAAAAAGAAAGCTATCCCCACTCATCTCTGTCCCATTTATAGGCCCTTTGAAGTCCCTTGAGGCTGCTGTCCAGTTAAGCCCCACTTGAGAGTATGATGGTCCCAGCTAAGATTTTCTCAGGAGATAATGAGGCACAGGGAAGTAAGGGGCAGGGAGTCCCTATATAACATGGAACCTTTCCCTAAATGGAGTGAACAGCTAGGACTTTAGCCTTGGACATAAACCAGCCAAGAGGTATGCAGGTCATCTCTCTGTAATGGAAAGTGATGGAGAAGCGATTCTCCATCAATTACCTTCATCCCCATGTTTCTCACTGCAGGTAACAAGGAATGTGAAAAGGCAATGATTGATTTTGTGGCCTTCCAGAATATTTCACTAAAGAGGTTGAGGAAGCTGCAGCAGGCTCTAGAGACCCCTGATAGTTGGCAGAGAGAATGGCCAGAGCCAGAGAACCGGGCAGCTGTGCAGAAGGAGCTACTGCACAGATTAACTGAACTCAGTGATCCCCAAGGATCTTCATTCTTTGTACTCAGATTGCTACAGGCTCTTCGAAAAGCCAAGTTAACCACCTTGGAAAAGAATCTTCAGAAGCGCTTCTTCCTTGCCCTGAAAGACTAGAACACATCCAACCTCTAGTCCACCCTCACCCCTTGGTTTGCCCAAGACTCCATTAGACCAGTTCCTCTTCTAGGAGGCTAGGCTCTGGAGCCAAGTATACCAGGACTTAGACTACTGTTGCAATCTTTTCTGGAGAAAGAGCCAATAGGCAATGAGTGCCCTTCCTGGGTTCCCACCAAAAAAATCTTTGGATTTCCTTATTAGAATATCCCAGCcacagctaaatggcacagtggataaagtgctaagGCCTGGACTCCTCTTCCcgagtccaaatccagcctcagacactagttatgtgaccctgggcaggtcacttaatcctgctcacctcaattttctaatctgtaaaatgagctagagaagaaaatggtaaaccactccaatacctttgcaggaaaatcccagatggggtcatgaagaatcagacatgactgaaaatgagtAAACAGCTTCCATCTCCACTAGCCTGTTTTCAGAGCTCACAATCCCTCAATCTCACCCAGGTATACATGGAGCTAACAGGAATTGTATCATGATAGttttttataaaagtattttgtaagcCCACTTTTGTGCCCTTTCTggtgcttatcacagtgcctgacaaAGTGTTTATTGATGACTATTTCAAATCCTTGTCTTGAGCAGAAGGTAGTGAAGATCCACATCCCAAgtcaaatttatttccttttgtaaacTCTACTTGATTAATCCCATCAGGACTCTGACTCTTAGGTTTTTTAAGTACTAGACATACTGTGTGGTGATGTTGTGTATAATTTTCACTTGTTGATGTACTTTTTGGGGAAGTTGTCTTAAATCTTTGTGAGAAAGattcaaattttccttccttgAGTTTCTTCAGTCTTAGAATGCAGAAATCTGGTCTTCTACAGAGGGTTCCCTGAGGACAggttgtctctctctctctgatacaCACTCTTTTCAGTGCACTGACATCATCCAAGTCCCTGTTCTAATAAAAGACATGACATTTAAATGTACTATTGGAAAGGTTAGGTCAAGAAGTGTGTTAGACGGTGAAGTGGCTTAAAGATTTCCTAGAGAGTGAACATTTCTTAGAAGACAGGTGTGGACAGTCCTTTACAAATGGTAGATACTCAACTACTTGCTaattaggggagggggaaggaggggaaaatttggaacaaaaggttttgcaagggtcaatgttggaaaaaattacccatgcatatgctttgtaaataaaaaaacacacTCACAAAACATAGTAGGCATTCAGGAAAATTAGCTGGGATGAAGTGGAAACTCCAACTGTATAGGGTCTGTCCTCTGCTGTTCTGGGACCATGTTGGGGGTGAGAGAGAAAT
The DNA window shown above is from Sminthopsis crassicaudata isolate SCR6 chromosome 2, ASM4859323v1, whole genome shotgun sequence and carries:
- the TNFRSF6B gene encoding tumor necrosis factor receptor superfamily member 6B, producing MDLPVQNVKFSWLVSTLLPLVLMPGDAGNVPTYSWRDAETQEWLVCKQCPPGTFVKQHCSRRNSTNCQPCPSLHYTQYWNYLEKCRYCNVFCGEHEEEAQACDATHNRACRCQLGYYAHADFCIEHSACPPGSGVVTLGTPTQNTQCQPCPKGTFSDNSSSTERCQPHRNCTAFGMFLNVPGTSFHDTMCTRCASFLSSTPEPGNKECEKAMIDFVAFQNISLKRLRKLQQALETPDSWQREWPEPENRAAVQKELLHRLTELSDPQGSSFFVLRLLQALRKAKLTTLEKNLQKRFFLALKD